The following proteins come from a genomic window of Myroides odoratus DSM 2801:
- a CDS encoding TolC family protein has translation MNLGSHFLLPVFASSALIGYSQTTPVLMVQKDTIHLTLSDVWQQTDVQSKQALLHIKAQQISRENTKDAEMGRYPVFNGIAKVEQASNIPVYSDGIFNKPEQHDVIHTLYHTGVSMYLNLYSGNRQNLEIAARKTEEQKTAIIAELSQSEVRLEAAKCYLTLAKVLRFRTVIQHDIADQQEQLAEVEKLYEHGVILKSDVLRATMEVSKREMTLVQIENDILIENQKLVLLLGRKDSDFIKPEAYSTAAMPLEPYEEALEIASVYAHKQLLSTTNLALSAIEQKKVKAQNKPSIGLIGNFTMANPQIFLYPYNPSWYSLGTIGVQVSIPISYLYHNTHKVRSRALEHEKEEIQHHYVQDQIKQEVQEAYLRYTESLVQIEVCTKNSAQAAENARIIKQTYFNKLALLTDLLDANLQHLQTQFELEAAKLDSLYKYYTLQQVKGLL, from the coding sequence ATGAATCTCGGAAGTCACTTTCTACTCCCTGTGTTTGCTAGCAGTGCCTTGATAGGCTATAGTCAAACCACTCCCGTGTTGATGGTTCAAAAGGATACCATCCACCTGACTTTATCGGACGTTTGGCAGCAAACAGATGTCCAAAGCAAACAAGCCTTACTTCACATCAAAGCGCAGCAAATTAGTAGAGAAAATACAAAAGATGCTGAAATGGGTAGATACCCTGTGTTTAATGGAATAGCGAAAGTAGAACAGGCCAGTAATATTCCTGTGTATTCCGATGGTATATTCAACAAGCCCGAACAGCATGATGTGATTCATACGCTTTATCATACAGGAGTTTCGATGTATCTCAACCTCTACAGTGGAAATCGTCAGAACCTAGAAATCGCAGCACGCAAAACCGAAGAACAAAAAACAGCGATTATAGCCGAATTATCACAGTCAGAAGTTCGCCTAGAAGCAGCAAAGTGTTATTTGACACTGGCCAAAGTATTGCGCTTTAGAACCGTGATTCAACACGATATTGCCGATCAACAAGAGCAATTGGCCGAAGTAGAAAAGCTCTACGAACATGGTGTTATTCTCAAAAGCGATGTATTGCGTGCTACAATGGAAGTATCGAAACGAGAAATGACATTGGTACAGATAGAAAATGATATTCTAATCGAAAATCAAAAGTTAGTTCTATTACTGGGCCGTAAGGATTCAGATTTTATCAAGCCAGAAGCATATTCAACTGCTGCGATGCCTTTAGAACCCTATGAAGAGGCGCTAGAGATTGCCTCTGTTTATGCACATAAACAATTACTTTCAACCACCAATTTAGCCCTTAGTGCGATTGAACAAAAGAAAGTAAAAGCACAAAACAAACCCAGTATAGGATTAATAGGAAACTTCACCATGGCCAATCCGCAAATCTTCTTATATCCTTACAATCCCAGTTGGTATAGTTTAGGAACCATTGGCGTACAGGTATCCATTCCTATTTCCTACCTGTATCACAATACCCATAAAGTACGCAGTCGTGCGTTAGAACATGAAAAAGAAGAAATCCAACATCACTACGTTCAAGACCAGATAAAACAAGAGGTACAAGAAGCTTACTTGCGCTATACCGAATCTTTAGTACAAATAGAAGTTTGTACAAAAAACAGTGCCCAAGCAGCTGAAAATGCTCGTATCATCAAGCAGACCTATTTTAATAAGTTAGCCTTACTAACGGATTTATTAGATGCGAATCTACAGCATTTACAAACGCAATTTGAATTAGAAGCGGCTAAGTTAGATAGCCTTTACAAGTATTATACCCTTCAACAAGTCAAAGGATTATTATAA
- a CDS encoding HlyD family secretion protein — protein sequence MDTKTRIRITDRFITRVTRYIALVVIFFGCIWGLNTLWTYWKYEQTNDAQVQEYINPVIARVGGYLTEVRFEENELVAQGDTLLIVDNREYIYAQAETTADIQKQYAQLKELEARQYTLSLTAAAAQSQIQGRASKYNQQELDYNRYHQLYQADAATAQQLEEKRAQLDLDRSDWQSSVEHAQAAKSSIADIEAQKKVLEKEIARLEQLQNYKDLTVGYTVITAPYRGRMGKRSIDLGQMITPGQVLTYMVNDETPKWIVANFKETQIRNIQVGDEAVLAVDAYPDTPFTGKVISIAPATGSSFSLLPPDNATGNFVKIVQRIPVRIEITAPRDSEELLKAGMNVQVLISKNQVHAK from the coding sequence ATGGATACAAAGACACGTATTAGAATTACAGATCGCTTTATTACGCGTGTAACCCGTTACATCGCATTAGTTGTTATTTTTTTTGGTTGCATCTGGGGGCTGAATACCCTTTGGACATATTGGAAATATGAACAAACCAATGATGCACAAGTACAAGAGTATATTAATCCTGTTATTGCAAGAGTAGGAGGGTACCTCACGGAAGTTCGCTTTGAGGAAAATGAGCTCGTTGCTCAGGGAGATACCTTACTCATCGTTGACAATAGAGAGTATATTTATGCACAGGCAGAAACAACCGCTGATATTCAAAAACAATATGCGCAATTGAAAGAATTAGAAGCCCGTCAATATACTTTGTCGTTAACGGCGGCGGCGGCTCAGAGTCAAATCCAAGGACGCGCATCCAAATACAATCAACAGGAATTAGATTACAACCGATATCACCAACTCTATCAAGCGGATGCAGCTACTGCCCAACAACTAGAAGAGAAACGCGCCCAACTTGATCTTGATCGCAGTGATTGGCAAAGTAGTGTAGAACATGCACAAGCAGCTAAATCGAGTATTGCTGATATCGAGGCACAAAAGAAAGTGCTAGAAAAAGAAATTGCTAGATTGGAACAACTTCAAAATTACAAAGACTTGACGGTCGGCTATACTGTTATTACCGCTCCCTATCGCGGTAGAATGGGTAAGCGAAGTATAGATTTAGGGCAGATGATTACGCCAGGTCAAGTTTTAACCTATATGGTCAATGATGAAACACCGAAATGGATTGTAGCCAACTTTAAGGAAACACAGATCAGAAATATCCAGGTAGGTGATGAAGCAGTCCTAGCAGTAGATGCTTATCCTGATACTCCATTTACAGGAAAGGTCATTTCTATTGCACCGGCTACAGGGTCTAGCTTCTCATTATTACCACCCGATAATGCTACAGGGAACTTCGTTAAGATTGTACAACGAATCCCTGTGCGTATCGAGATTACAGCCCCTCGTGATTCAGAAGAACTGCTGAAAGCAGGGATGAATGTCCAAGTGCTGATTTCAAAAAATCAAGTCCATGCAAAATAG
- a CDS encoding MFS transporter gives MQNSEPTALFVDWIPEWAVRVILFVLLMPSIVLFFLPAANATAAAGYFGCDPRDIQFSVSLLYAGFVSFYSLERRFFTYLATKEYFIIFNVLQLLGCVVLYHVQAWCIVFPIRFLQGMLFASTVNLCISTLYIRLESSKAREISFSCFYGILICATPFNQLITSDLIDQYDYSFLYQAAAFSFIPGLILIMLTMNHVRLNRKLPLYCLDWESFVLYAVAIVLFGYIAIYGQQYYWFEDETIRWAGLGILLALAIFVIRQKFLKRPYINWNVWNYRNFKIGLFLLFILYLCRFASGISNTHFITSLHLDPRHLSYLNVYNLIGLVTGVVVACIWLLKRWPMRLIWSLGFSFLFVYHLGMYFLFVPTANTDAYYVLLFCQGFGVGLLMVPTIIYCIASVPIELGASAAAICLAIRYLGYTTSIAVMNYYNLYSSNLHQSRFSDYLNYANPWLQQKLTQGMHKLEARGLLHTPAEQASTKLLLTDVNKQVELRYAMDYYELMCWMLVIIILLVIFTPYLSKTWVYLKSRTVSPF, from the coding sequence ATGCAAAATAGCGAACCAACCGCATTATTCGTTGATTGGATTCCAGAATGGGCCGTACGCGTCATCCTTTTTGTACTTTTGATGCCGAGTATTGTGCTCTTTTTTCTACCTGCTGCTAATGCTACTGCAGCAGCAGGTTATTTTGGATGTGATCCTCGAGATATCCAATTTTCAGTTTCCTTACTATATGCCGGTTTTGTCTCTTTTTATAGCCTAGAACGACGTTTTTTTACGTATCTCGCAACGAAAGAATACTTTATCATCTTTAATGTTTTACAACTCTTAGGTTGCGTGGTGTTGTATCATGTACAAGCGTGGTGTATCGTATTTCCCATTCGATTTTTACAAGGTATGTTATTTGCTAGCACCGTAAATCTATGCATTTCAACGCTGTATATACGCCTCGAAAGTTCGAAAGCAAGAGAGATCTCTTTCTCTTGTTTTTACGGTATTTTGATCTGCGCCACCCCGTTTAATCAGCTTATTACCTCAGATTTAATTGATCAGTACGACTATTCTTTTTTATACCAAGCCGCTGCCTTTTCTTTTATTCCGGGATTAATTCTGATTATGCTTACGATGAATCACGTACGGCTGAATCGCAAGTTGCCTTTGTATTGTTTAGACTGGGAGAGCTTTGTACTCTATGCTGTTGCGATTGTACTCTTCGGATATATTGCGATTTATGGCCAACAGTATTACTGGTTTGAAGATGAAACGATTCGTTGGGCTGGATTGGGCATCCTACTTGCACTAGCGATTTTTGTTATTCGCCAGAAATTCCTAAAAAGACCTTACATCAATTGGAATGTATGGAACTATAGAAATTTTAAAATCGGACTATTTTTGCTCTTTATCTTATACCTCTGTCGTTTTGCTTCAGGTATAAGCAATACGCACTTCATTACTTCGCTTCACTTAGATCCTCGACACTTATCTTATCTCAATGTCTATAACCTGATCGGATTAGTAACAGGTGTAGTAGTTGCTTGTATTTGGCTGTTAAAGCGATGGCCCATGCGCTTGATTTGGAGTTTGGGTTTTTCGTTTCTATTTGTTTATCACTTGGGGATGTACTTCCTGTTTGTTCCTACAGCGAATACGGATGCTTACTACGTCTTATTGTTTTGCCAAGGATTTGGAGTGGGACTATTGATGGTGCCTACGATTATCTATTGTATTGCGTCAGTTCCTATTGAATTAGGAGCTTCAGCCGCAGCGATTTGTTTAGCCATTCGTTATTTGGGTTACACAACGAGTATTGCCGTAATGAATTACTATAATCTCTATAGTAGCAATCTTCATCAAAGTCGTTTTTCCGATTATTTAAATTATGCCAATCCATGGCTTCAACAAAAACTAACGCAAGGGATGCATAAATTAGAGGCTAGGGGACTCTTACATACACCAGCAGAACAGGCCAGTACCAAACTCTTACTTACGGACGTAAACAAGCAGGTTGAATTGAGGTATGCGATGGATTATTATGAGCTTATGTGCTGGATGTTAGTCATCATTATCCTTTTAGTCATTTTCACGCCCTATTTAAGTAAAACTTGGGTGTATTTAAAATCTAGAACGGTATCTCCTTTTTAA
- a CDS encoding dihydrofolate reductase family protein — MKVTLIANISINGRILVSDNPAHQLPEEAFAFYLKLAHQVGNLVIGRQTFQNFQEFPQAVKDLFKGIEILVLSNTPQEVEGYTYVNSPEQAIAYMAEKGINEIAIGGGIGTFNAFIAKDLVTDLYLNVSPILTGEGVFLGWNNSSNTAFELVTHKVKQGFLQLHLAKPKN, encoded by the coding sequence ATGAAAGTAACCTTAATCGCCAATATTTCAATCAATGGTAGAATCTTAGTATCCGATAATCCTGCACATCAATTGCCAGAAGAAGCCTTCGCTTTTTACCTGAAACTCGCCCATCAAGTAGGAAATTTAGTCATAGGTAGGCAAACTTTTCAAAATTTCCAAGAATTCCCACAAGCAGTTAAAGATCTTTTCAAGGGAATTGAAATCCTAGTGCTATCCAATACGCCTCAAGAGGTTGAAGGGTATACTTATGTGAATTCGCCAGAACAAGCGATAGCTTATATGGCTGAAAAAGGAATAAACGAAATTGCAATTGGTGGCGGGATAGGAACATTCAATGCATTTATAGCAAAAGATTTAGTCACCGACCTCTATTTAAATGTAAGCCCAATACTCACAGGAGAAGGTGTTTTTTTAGGTTGGAATAATTCATCCAATACTGCATTTGAACTTGTAACCCACAAAGTAAAACAAGGCTTTCTTCAGTTACACTTAGCTAAGCCTAAAAATTAA
- a CDS encoding winged helix-turn-helix transcriptional regulator, with the protein MTAIKNDQVPTETILALRDALELLSGKWKFCILHHLHMKGEMRFKDLQEKAQGISPKVLSNELQALEDNLFITRTVNKTKPITVSYQLTPHVQESYPVLTSLIEFGLKHRAKIKNK; encoded by the coding sequence ATGACAGCAATAAAAAACGATCAAGTACCCACAGAAACGATTTTGGCTTTACGAGATGCCTTGGAATTATTAAGTGGCAAATGGAAATTTTGTATTCTTCATCATCTTCATATGAAGGGAGAAATGAGGTTCAAAGACTTACAAGAAAAGGCGCAGGGAATCTCGCCTAAAGTCTTATCTAATGAGTTACAAGCATTGGAAGATAACCTGTTCATCACAAGAACAGTCAACAAGACCAAACCGATTACGGTCTCTTACCAACTGACCCCACATGTGCAAGAAAGCTATCCTGTACTAACTTCTCTTATTGAATTTGGTTTGAAACACAGAGCAAAAATTAAGAATAAATAG
- a CDS encoding Fur family transcriptional regulator produces MKQTRNTLAKTEILKLIETSEVALSPAEILAILHGVCDRVTVYRILDRLTEEGIIHKIATVEGVIKYAICQNCTLEKHNHNHLHFTCERCQTTTCITTVEPSFTLPEKYKIKSVNFTISGICPECN; encoded by the coding sequence ATGAAACAAACTAGAAATACACTAGCGAAGACTGAGATACTAAAGCTTATTGAAACGTCAGAGGTCGCTTTATCCCCTGCGGAAATTCTCGCTATACTACATGGGGTATGCGATAGAGTTACGGTTTATAGAATATTGGATCGCTTAACGGAAGAAGGAATTATTCATAAAATAGCTACGGTAGAAGGCGTTATTAAATATGCTATTTGCCAAAATTGTACATTAGAAAAGCACAACCATAATCACCTTCATTTTACTTGCGAGCGTTGTCAGACAACAACTTGTATTACAACAGTTGAGCCTTCTTTTACCCTACCTGAAAAGTATAAAATCAAAAGTGTAAATTTTACTATTTCAGGGATCTGTCCAGAGTGTAATTAA
- a CDS encoding NAD(P)/FAD-dependent oxidoreductase, giving the protein MTYIEKYDVIIVGGSYAGLSAAMALGRLLKSVLLIDSGLPCNRQTPYSHNFITQDGQTPAAISTTAREQVLAYKTVSFHQGLALSGRQTPEGFEITTATQDVFSSKKLIFATGIKDKLPAITGLSACWGISVIHCPYCHGYEFQNKRTAILAHSDKALHLASLVKNLTPNITIATHGGTAFTHEQRIKLEQNNIAIIEEEVIAIAHDNGYVQSIVFQDHSKLAVEAVYAAVPFEQHCSIPFDLGCEQTESGHIKVDAFQKTTIEGVYACGDNTTLFRSVSAAVASGSMAGAMVVKELTDALF; this is encoded by the coding sequence ATGACGTACATAGAGAAATATGATGTGATCATTGTGGGAGGAAGTTATGCTGGACTTTCAGCAGCGATGGCATTAGGGCGTTTATTAAAATCTGTTTTGCTCATTGATAGCGGTTTGCCTTGTAATAGACAAACACCTTATTCGCATAATTTCATTACCCAAGATGGACAAACACCTGCGGCAATTTCAACTACAGCAAGAGAACAAGTATTGGCGTACAAAACGGTGTCTTTTCACCAAGGATTAGCACTTTCAGGTCGACAGACACCCGAAGGATTTGAAATTACAACTGCAACGCAGGACGTTTTTAGCAGTAAGAAGCTGATTTTTGCTACAGGGATTAAAGATAAGTTACCTGCCATAACAGGGCTATCAGCGTGTTGGGGAATTTCTGTTATTCATTGTCCGTATTGTCATGGCTATGAGTTTCAAAACAAACGAACAGCTATTTTAGCGCATTCCGATAAAGCCCTACATTTGGCTTCTTTGGTGAAGAACTTAACTCCAAATATTACAATCGCCACTCATGGAGGAACTGCCTTTACGCACGAACAACGAATTAAACTGGAACAAAATAATATTGCGATTATAGAAGAGGAAGTGATTGCTATAGCACATGATAATGGTTATGTGCAATCGATAGTCTTTCAAGATCATTCAAAACTAGCTGTCGAAGCAGTTTACGCAGCAGTGCCCTTTGAGCAACATTGTAGTATTCCGTTTGATTTAGGTTGTGAACAAACTGAATCGGGACACATCAAAGTAGATGCTTTTCAAAAAACAACAATAGAAGGTGTCTATGCTTGTGGAGATAATACAACTTTGTTCAGATCAGTCTCTGCAGCTGTTGCTAGTGGATCAATGGCTGGAGCGATGGTTGTAAAAGAGCTTACTGATGCGTTATTTTAA
- a CDS encoding GNAT family N-acetyltransferase: protein MIRQVAASDVNQIVKVLHQVKKDMFSKGIDQWDEHYPNEKTIQEDLNKKQAYIYSENGEVLAYMVLNQEYDIEYNDLNWSTPMPFIVIHRLFVKPIAQGKGISSQMIQYAEQYATENNYASIRFDAYALNNTANAVYLKKGYAFVGTVQFRKGVFNCYEKGLKPSS from the coding sequence ATGATACGACAAGTAGCAGCCAGTGATGTAAATCAAATAGTTAAAGTACTCCATCAAGTGAAAAAAGATATGTTTTCCAAAGGGATTGATCAATGGGATGAGCATTATCCAAATGAAAAGACGATACAGGAAGATTTAAATAAAAAACAAGCCTATATCTACAGTGAAAATGGAGAGGTTTTGGCTTATATGGTCTTAAATCAAGAATATGATATAGAGTATAATGATTTAAATTGGAGTACCCCTATGCCTTTTATTGTAATCCATCGTCTTTTTGTAAAACCTATAGCTCAAGGGAAAGGGATATCTAGCCAGATGATTCAATATGCAGAACAATATGCAACAGAAAATAACTATGCTTCTATTCGCTTTGATGCTTATGCTTTAAATAATACAGCTAATGCTGTGTATCTCAAAAAAGGATACGCATTTGTTGGTACCGTACAGTTTAGAAAAGGGGTATTTAACTGTTATGAAAAAGGATTAAAACCAAGCAGTTAG
- a CDS encoding helix-turn-helix domain-containing protein, with product MKYSYADVYFYLIVQLILILINISSYRFYFLLIALEASTILLFKQDFITSNAYYLISFGLTLLGILYFLKPSNINQYRYQPIHLYLHHTSIATLFLVLINVLINVQYGLSEVNPFLEFTSILIQIYMLVYSVLTLIHYLKHNLFQTLMIDFIKEKEYSEITKQILHFFETSTQVYLNPSFNIDTLSQEIGVPVHEISKKINNELNTNYYNLVAFYRIQQATKRMKEKPNHKIEVIAEDCGFNSRGTFTKYFKQFLKCTPTEYRNKMER from the coding sequence ATGAAGTACTCTTATGCGGATGTTTATTTTTACCTTATCGTGCAACTTATTCTAATACTCATTAATATTAGTAGTTATAGATTTTATTTTCTTTTAATTGCTTTAGAAGCTAGTACGATTCTGTTATTCAAACAGGATTTTATCACGAGCAATGCCTATTATCTCATTTCTTTTGGTCTTACCTTACTAGGTATCCTCTACTTCCTAAAACCCAGTAATATCAATCAATATCGCTATCAACCCATTCATTTATATTTGCACCATACTTCTATTGCTACGCTATTTTTAGTGCTTATCAATGTATTAATAAATGTACAGTATGGGTTAAGTGAAGTAAATCCGTTTCTGGAATTTACCTCTATTTTAATCCAGATTTACATGCTCGTCTATTCTGTATTAACTTTGATTCATTATCTAAAACACAATCTATTCCAAACACTGATGATTGATTTCATTAAAGAAAAAGAATATTCAGAGATAACAAAACAAATCCTTCACTTTTTTGAAACGAGTACACAAGTGTACCTAAATCCAAGCTTTAATATTGATACTTTAAGTCAGGAAATTGGGGTTCCAGTGCATGAAATATCAAAGAAAATAAACAATGAATTGAATACCAACTACTATAATTTAGTCGCTTTTTATAGAATTCAACAAGCGACAAAGCGAATGAAAGAAAAACCGAATCACAAAATTGAAGTGATTGCTGAGGATTGTGGTTTTAACTCAAGAGGTACGTTTACCAAGTATTTTAAACAATTTTTAAAATGTACCCCAACGGAGTATCGCAATAAAATGGAGCGTTAA
- a CDS encoding helix-turn-helix domain-containing protein yields the protein MYILITLLVILILLAGIQEYRRYTKAENSLIDYDAFRLLSILSYLILIQILLVLGQFLMAKNFEVHPLWISIFIFYGPHVFLLLSYYRYKEKQPLFRNYFKDYYYLAISFFTVFICIFFLSEGNIAMDQNTLHYFLYVFIIVYLLFYAIKSFFILKEENNLLNQAPLENFKLIKFLSYLISFLIIFSSITVISLVYNNDPIVFFIAILLSLICFYFTVLLLRYRVSTSFFFQYEANGRGLDYNEVELALHLVKAEEANKPEEENKDPYDGKYEKVKLSDETLAQIDIKVRQVILKEKAYLNADFKISELAHKTKISRYYLAQYFTYIHQMSFREYINSLRINVILETINSHEDKKQFTANELFYQSAFNSKASFFKSFKQVTGMTPFEYIKLI from the coding sequence ATGTATATTCTAATCACATTACTTGTTATTCTTATTCTACTAGCTGGAATTCAAGAATATAGACGTTATACAAAAGCTGAAAATTCACTTATTGATTATGATGCTTTTCGACTTTTAAGTATATTGAGTTATTTGATTCTAATTCAGATCTTACTCGTACTAGGACAATTTTTAATGGCTAAAAATTTTGAAGTTCACCCGTTATGGATCTCTATCTTCATTTTCTATGGACCACATGTATTTTTATTACTCTCCTATTATCGATATAAGGAAAAACAGCCACTATTCAGAAATTATTTTAAAGATTACTATTATCTCGCTATTTCATTTTTTACGGTCTTTATTTGTATCTTTTTTCTATCAGAGGGGAATATCGCTATGGATCAAAATACGCTACATTATTTTTTGTACGTATTCATTATTGTCTACCTCTTATTTTATGCAATCAAAAGCTTTTTTATTCTCAAAGAGGAAAACAATCTATTGAATCAAGCCCCTTTAGAAAATTTTAAACTGATTAAATTTCTATCTTATTTAATTAGTTTTCTGATTATTTTTTCTAGTATCACCGTTATTTCTCTCGTGTATAATAATGATCCTATCGTGTTTTTTATCGCTATACTACTTAGTTTAATCTGCTTTTATTTTACAGTGCTTTTACTTCGGTATCGCGTTTCAACTTCCTTTTTTTTCCAATACGAAGCAAACGGTAGGGGATTAGATTACAATGAAGTTGAACTTGCACTCCATTTAGTAAAAGCTGAAGAAGCAAATAAGCCAGAAGAGGAGAATAAAGATCCATATGATGGAAAATATGAGAAAGTCAAATTAAGCGATGAAACATTAGCTCAAATTGATATCAAGGTAAGACAAGTAATCTTAAAGGAAAAAGCGTATTTAAATGCAGATTTCAAGATTAGTGAATTGGCACATAAAACCAAAATTTCACGTTATTATTTAGCTCAGTATTTTACCTATATTCACCAAATGAGTTTTAGAGAGTATATCAATTCACTTAGAATTAATGTAATCTTAGAAACGATTAACAGTCATGAAGATAAAAAGCAATTTACAGCAAATGAACTATTTTATCAAAGTGCCTTTAACTCCAAAGCTTCTTTCTTTAAGAGTTTTAAACAGGTTACAGGGATGACGCCTTTTGAGTACATCAAACTGATCTAG
- a CDS encoding OmpA family protein gives MKKQLLRISVLSLFFLAGVNMHAQRITEKKADKEYTIQAYSEAIKSYERLTTKGYRNADLLQKLANSYYFNGKLTEANTWYQELFEGEYEDKGREEIPSEYFYRYAQTLKSVGNYEKSSKMMEAFTRLEAADSRAKLFNLNKNFLSEIEHKEERYEMKSLALNSTSSDYGATVLNQQLIFTSARNEQTTKPVHEWTDEHFTSLYAAEIKADGAFSTPKLFAKEINSKVNDATAVFTKDGNTMYFTRNNSNKKGKQKNNTDQSSLLKLYKATKNEDGVWGEVIELPFNSDDFNTAHPSLTPDGKWLYFSSDRQGTLGQSDIFRVSISSTGEYGAIENLGDKINTAGRESFPFISNDQYLFFASDGHPGLGGLDIFVAKLTDDGQVGPVSNMGTPFNSPFDDFSFYLDPQANKGFISSNRAGGSGGDDIYSFIEKICQTTLEGIVFNSETKNVLNQAKITIYDNEYHVIATQVSNEKGEYKIADLLCHKKYRIKAEAAQYNTSEEVLVLEAKHQERSKYNIGLVPIQATMNPTDDLVKSLKLNPIYFDFDQSAIRPDAQIELMKIVEVMKAHPTLKVEVRAHTDSRGKDAYNLSLSDRRAKATVRWIINQGIEAKRITGKGYGETQLLNSCSNGVPCSAKEHQVNRRSEFIILHR, from the coding sequence ATGAAAAAACAACTACTAAGAATAAGTGTATTAAGCCTATTTTTTTTGGCTGGGGTCAATATGCATGCCCAACGAATAACGGAAAAAAAAGCGGATAAAGAATATACTATCCAAGCTTATAGTGAGGCCATTAAAAGCTATGAACGCCTTACCACAAAAGGATACCGCAATGCGGACTTGTTACAAAAACTCGCTAATTCCTATTATTTTAATGGAAAATTAACCGAAGCCAATACGTGGTACCAAGAACTTTTTGAAGGGGAGTATGAAGATAAAGGGAGAGAAGAAATTCCATCAGAATATTTCTATCGCTATGCACAGACTTTAAAATCAGTCGGAAACTATGAAAAGTCGAGCAAAATGATGGAAGCGTTCACTCGTTTAGAAGCAGCTGATTCAAGAGCCAAGCTCTTTAATTTAAATAAGAATTTCTTATCTGAGATTGAGCATAAAGAGGAGCGATATGAAATGAAGTCTTTGGCCTTGAATTCCACTTCTTCAGACTATGGAGCAACGGTGTTGAATCAACAGCTGATTTTTACATCAGCCCGAAATGAACAGACAACAAAGCCTGTGCACGAATGGACAGATGAACACTTCACTAGTTTGTATGCTGCAGAAATAAAAGCTGATGGCGCTTTCTCGACACCTAAACTATTTGCAAAGGAAATCAATTCCAAAGTAAATGATGCGACGGCTGTTTTTACGAAGGATGGCAATACGATGTATTTTACGCGTAACAATTCCAATAAAAAAGGAAAACAAAAAAATAATACGGATCAATCTTCCTTGTTGAAATTATATAAAGCAACCAAAAACGAGGATGGCGTATGGGGAGAAGTAATCGAATTGCCTTTTAACTCAGATGATTTTAATACAGCTCATCCTAGTTTAACTCCTGATGGTAAATGGCTTTATTTTTCTTCCGATCGTCAGGGCACACTAGGACAATCGGATATTTTTAGAGTGTCCATTTCTTCAACGGGTGAATATGGAGCAATTGAAAATTTGGGCGATAAAATTAATACCGCAGGGAGAGAATCATTTCCCTTCATTTCAAATGATCAGTATTTATTTTTTGCTTCTGATGGTCATCCGGGATTAGGAGGGCTTGATATATTCGTTGCTAAACTTACGGATGATGGCCAGGTAGGACCTGTCAGCAATATGGGAACTCCGTTTAATAGCCCATTTGATGATTTTAGTTTTTATCTTGATCCTCAAGCAAATAAAGGTTTCATAAGCTCGAATCGAGCTGGAGGTAGCGGGGGAGACGATATCTATTCTTTTATCGAAAAAATATGTCAGACTACTTTAGAAGGAATTGTTTTTAATTCAGAAACTAAAAATGTACTAAATCAAGCTAAAATCACCATTTACGATAATGAATATCACGTGATTGCTACCCAAGTTTCAAATGAAAAAGGGGAGTATAAAATTGCGGATTTGCTCTGTCATAAAAAGTATCGCATTAAAGCAGAAGCGGCACAGTATAATACCTCAGAGGAAGTACTTGTGCTAGAGGCCAAACATCAAGAACGTTCTAAATACAATATTGGATTAGTACCTATCCAAGCAACAATGAATCCAACGGATGATTTAGTTAAAAGTTTAAAACTAAACCCTATTTATTTTGATTTTGATCAGTCAGCCATCCGCCCTGATGCACAAATTGAATTAATGAAAATAGTAGAAGTGATGAAAGCGCATCCAACCCTAAAAGTAGAGGTACGCGCTCACACAGATAGTAGAGGAAAAGATGCGTATAATTTAAGTTTGTCGGACCGTAGAGCAAAAGCAACTGTCCGTTGGATAATTAACCAAGGAATAGAGGCTAAACGCATCACCGGAAAAGGATATGGTGAAACTCAATTGCTCAATTCATGTAGCAATGGAGTCCCTTGTTCAGCAAAAGAACACCAAGTAAATAGACGTAGTGAATTTATCATTCTACATAGATAA